The proteins below are encoded in one region of Haloterrigena turkmenica DSM 5511:
- a CDS encoding glycoside hydrolase family 97 protein encodes MVQLTDPDGTITIDVDPNGTLRVDRSGETVFEPSPYGLPTPYGSFPEEFELDDVRTRRIDESYELVHGKRSSPRHRAVEKTLSFEGDGGSVDLQVRAADDGIAYRYRLRGERDEYLHPGDESGFRFPPGAVAWLSDYQANHEGHSRQVPVTAVDGEYNLPGLFHVDDTWALVCEAGVDGDWMAGRLVGTRDDAPGVDIGFPESHPTSHVWADDPATTPWRVAIVGDLATVVESTLPTDLVDGPRIDGDWVEPGRVAWSWWASGSSVRSLEEEREYVDYAAERGWEYVLVDAGWDDEWLPDLVAYANDAGVDVELWSHFIDLNTESKREERLSRWAEWGVAGIKVDFMDSDDQGRMQFYDDLARAAAEHELTVNYHGSAVPTGLRRRWPHVMTYEGVRGAEYYKWTTNTPEHNATLPFTRNVVGPMDYTPVTFSAERRATSAGHELALSVVYESGLQHYADGIESYETYPIAERVLESVPAAWDETRFLRGRPGSEATFARRKGDGWFVGSITAGPAESIEVPLSFLDGETTAVVATDADEGDGLEEYERAVSPDESLRVSVAENGGFVVRL; translated from the coding sequence ATGGTTCAGCTCACGGATCCCGACGGTACCATCACGATCGACGTGGACCCGAACGGGACGTTGCGCGTCGACCGATCCGGAGAGACGGTTTTCGAACCGTCGCCCTACGGGCTTCCGACGCCGTACGGCTCGTTCCCCGAGGAATTCGAACTCGACGACGTGCGAACCCGAAGGATCGACGAATCGTACGAACTCGTTCACGGGAAACGGTCGAGCCCGCGCCACCGAGCGGTCGAGAAGACGCTCTCGTTCGAGGGCGACGGCGGCTCGGTGGACCTCCAGGTCCGCGCCGCAGACGACGGCATCGCGTACCGATACCGGTTGCGAGGCGAGCGAGACGAGTATCTCCACCCGGGCGACGAGTCCGGCTTTCGGTTCCCGCCGGGCGCCGTCGCGTGGCTCTCCGACTATCAGGCCAACCACGAGGGACACAGCCGGCAGGTCCCGGTAACAGCCGTCGACGGAGAGTACAATCTCCCCGGCCTCTTTCACGTTGACGACACCTGGGCGCTCGTCTGCGAGGCCGGCGTCGACGGCGACTGGATGGCCGGCCGACTCGTCGGGACGCGCGACGACGCGCCGGGCGTCGACATCGGATTTCCCGAGTCCCACCCGACGTCGCACGTGTGGGCCGACGATCCCGCGACGACACCGTGGCGCGTCGCGATCGTCGGCGACCTCGCGACCGTGGTCGAGTCGACGCTCCCGACCGACCTCGTCGACGGGCCGCGGATCGACGGCGACTGGGTCGAACCCGGTCGCGTCGCGTGGTCGTGGTGGGCGAGCGGCTCGAGCGTCCGGTCGCTCGAGGAGGAGCGCGAGTACGTCGACTACGCCGCGGAGCGAGGGTGGGAGTACGTGTTGGTCGACGCCGGCTGGGACGACGAGTGGCTCCCCGACCTCGTCGCGTACGCGAACGACGCCGGCGTCGACGTCGAGCTCTGGTCCCACTTCATCGACCTGAACACGGAGTCCAAGCGCGAAGAGCGCCTCTCGAGGTGGGCCGAGTGGGGCGTCGCCGGCATCAAGGTCGACTTCATGGACAGCGACGATCAGGGACGGATGCAGTTCTACGACGACCTCGCTCGCGCCGCCGCCGAACACGAACTGACCGTGAACTACCACGGGTCGGCCGTCCCGACGGGGCTCCGTCGGCGCTGGCCCCACGTCATGACGTACGAAGGCGTTCGCGGCGCCGAGTACTACAAGTGGACGACGAACACGCCCGAGCACAACGCGACGCTCCCCTTCACCCGCAACGTCGTCGGCCCGATGGACTACACGCCCGTGACGTTCTCCGCCGAGCGACGCGCGACGTCGGCGGGTCACGAACTCGCGCTGTCGGTCGTCTACGAGTCCGGACTGCAGCACTACGCCGACGGGATCGAGAGCTACGAGACGTATCCGATCGCAGAGCGCGTCCTCGAGTCCGTTCCGGCGGCCTGGGACGAGACGAGGTTCCTCCGCGGACGACCCGGGTCGGAGGCCACGTTCGCGCGACGGAAAGGCGACGGCTGGTTCGTCGGCTCGATCACCGCCGGTCCGGCGGAATCGATCGAGGTTCCGCTCTCGTTTCTCGACGGGGAGACGACGGCCGTCGTCGCGACCGACGCCGACGAGGGAGACGGTCTCGAGGAGTACGAACGCGCGGTATCGCCGGACGAATCGCTTCGCGTGTCGGTCGCGGAGAACGGCGGCTTCGTCGTCCGGCTCTGA
- a CDS encoding zinc-dependent alcohol dehydrogenase: MKAIVHTGPRAIEIREREKAVPDDDEVLVRVHSAGLCGSDAHAYKYEDGYEWIPIPRTMGHEYSGEVVEVGDDVTDFAVGDHVVEEPIHDCGSCFQCKNGQPNVCQNFEITGMHNDGAYTEYTTVRPRDLHLIPDGVPLGHASITEPLSIATRAVFDQSAVTPGDTVLVEGPGPIGVLVAAVADSMGANVFVSGLGKDTAYRLPLVEELGIETIDIETNDLSKVVDERTDGVGFDAVFDTTGHSSGIEMAIDHVRKGGQVVVVGLPGSPSEVFMTPVVRGEVDVNTSYGSTWRNFEQAIRLLSAGAIDADAIIDRSFSVDEPTAAFEAFLESETCKPVFSFADS, translated from the coding sequence ATGAAGGCCATAGTACATACCGGTCCCAGAGCCATCGAGATTCGCGAGCGCGAGAAGGCAGTGCCCGACGACGACGAAGTCCTCGTTCGCGTTCACTCGGCGGGTCTCTGTGGCAGCGACGCGCACGCGTACAAGTACGAAGACGGCTACGAGTGGATTCCGATTCCCCGAACCATGGGCCACGAGTACTCCGGCGAGGTCGTCGAGGTCGGCGACGACGTCACCGACTTCGCGGTCGGCGACCACGTCGTCGAGGAGCCCATCCACGACTGCGGCTCGTGTTTCCAGTGCAAGAACGGGCAGCCGAACGTCTGCCAGAACTTCGAGATCACGGGCATGCACAACGACGGCGCGTACACCGAGTACACGACGGTCCGACCGCGCGATCTGCACCTGATCCCCGACGGCGTCCCGCTCGGCCACGCGAGCATCACCGAGCCGCTCAGCATCGCGACGCGGGCGGTGTTCGATCAGTCCGCCGTGACGCCGGGAGATACCGTTCTCGTCGAAGGCCCTGGCCCGATCGGCGTGCTCGTCGCGGCCGTCGCGGATTCGATGGGCGCCAACGTCTTCGTCTCGGGCCTGGGCAAGGACACGGCGTATCGACTGCCGCTGGTCGAAGAGCTCGGAATCGAGACGATCGATATCGAGACGAACGACCTCTCCAAGGTCGTCGACGAGCGCACCGACGGCGTCGGCTTCGACGCGGTCTTCGATACGACCGGCCACTCGAGCGGTATCGAGATGGCCATCGATCACGTCCGAAAGGGCGGGCAGGTCGTCGTCGTCGGCCTCCCCGGCTCCCCCAGTGAAGTGTTCATGACGCCGGTCGTCCGCGGCGAGGTCGACGTGAACACGTCCTACGGATCGACCTGGCGGAACTTCGAACAGGCCATTCGACTGCTCTCGGCCGGCGCGATCGACGCCGACGCGATCATCGACCGCTCGTTCAGCGTCGACGAGCCGACCGCCGCGTTCGAGGCGTTCCTCGAGTCCGAAACCTGCAAGCCGGTCTTCTCGTTTGCGGACAGCTGA